The Montipora foliosa isolate CH-2021 chromosome 14, ASM3666993v2, whole genome shotgun sequence genome window below encodes:
- the LOC137984374 gene encoding polyamine-modulated factor 1-binding protein 1-like has translation MRQRSADTLRKRLNLTESQIFDLDAAKEIAKQERNFKEAKRLKEEREALHQEGVKGQDELESSLKQIVEDKKSLEEYEQESNELDKQISEQDSIAALVMVEKAALIIRQLREKINRISDHSLVKTLLKIEAKTCQNIISDLCQKHGISMPDVEQSQIVNQEDLEERTFEKQQITPREVVLEEDKENSSKLLEKLNELEARLEAAVEVEDFDEADRLQEEINRVKQIVE, from the exons ATGAGGCAGAGAAGTGCTGATACTCTGCGGAAACGTCTGAACCTGACCGAATCTCAGATTTTTGACCTGGACGCCGCGAAGGAGATCGCGAAACAAG AAAGAAATTTCAAGGAAGCTAAACGGCTGAAGGAGGAACGAGAAGCGCTGCACCAAGAGGGTGTCAAAGGCCAAGATGAGCTTGAGTCTTCTTTGAAACAAATAGTTGAGGATAAGAAATCACTGGAGGAATATGAGCAAGAGAGCAATGAATTAGACAAGCAAATCAGCGAACAGGATAGTATTGCTG CTCTGGTCATGGTGGAAAAGGCAGCTCTTATCATTCGACAACTGCGAGAGAAAATTAACAG AATCAGTGATCACAGTCTTGTGAAGACGTTGTTGAAAATTGAAGCTAAAACTTGCCAA AATATAATTTCAGACTTGTGTCAAAAACATGGTATTTCGATGCCAGATGTGGAACAAAGTCAAATCGTTAATCAAGAAGACCTAGAG GAAAGAACATTTGAAAAGCAGCAAATCACTCCACGTGAGGTAGTCTTAGAAGAAGATAAAGAGAATAGTTCAAAGCTTTTGGAGAAACTCAACGAACTGGAGGCGAGATTGGAAGCTGCAGTCGAGGTTGAGGATTTTGATGAAGCTGATA GATTACAGGAAGAAATAAACCGTGTAAAACAGATTGTGGAGTAA